From the Cryptomeria japonica chromosome 2, Sugi_1.0, whole genome shotgun sequence genome, one window contains:
- the LOC131053548 gene encoding putative pentatricopeptide repeat-containing protein At3g16890, mitochondrial isoform X1, which translates to MAGKQVCNSFLLVGKPYFTVLHRNKNPRCRFQPHPVGINAIEAISNAADASSIIGQAVTHVTSNYTCQGKSSGPSYGKNFHVSRIRVGSEGIGISEGGFLKIEVFSSGLIKSRGLASGFVKSGNLPGEFSKYSTLGGGLQKSETDPKGIDEFLFRYYYYRKKIPASSVTRDKNLLKKSPPIVPTIQCDQVRDLLQNENWYAKLNELFKDLDVILTPQYVCRVLKSLEDPMKALKFFIWVDWQDRYPHHSLPVLKLLTHILVQRGPCVLSTGFLIEIKNAGCGLTEDSFCALIESWGKLGLGKYATEVFGQMDYLGFIPTTRIYNFVIAALVKSKYLDLAYLKFEQMSVARCIPDTLTYNLLIHGVCKTGIMEEAFRLLKKMESVACFPNVFTYTTIIDGLCKTRRPDRAVQILEEMRKKNCVPTEATYRSLIHGVFKNSEGPVAYEFIEKWMERESILNENVCSTVLYCLSKMDMAEEACEFLEKMRKKGYFPNIPTLNVVMACLCRGSNFDYASKLLGELHTRGRVPEITVYTKLICGLYNAGKVGDAERQLNQMLGRCLISDLYTYNILIDCFVKLAMMHRASNLFNEMLEKGHIPNLVTFNTLISGYSKSGDVIKAREYLNLLLQNGLYPDVFTFASMVDGLCRNNLTLEALKCFDEMIQWGVSPNAVTYNSLIHGLCKTGEVSLAFVFYKQMKEKRIPPDVYSFNALILGLCKMGRLDSAQNLCQYMLKCGEKADQYTYNIFLKVLCDGGRVDEAKQLVLAMEENGCAPNSMTYFLLIKSLSSNGFSEEARQLQEQALCKGIVPMKVANKFKGVNG; encoded by the coding sequence ATGGCCGGGAAGCAAGTGTGTAACAGTTTTCTTCTTGTCGGTAAGCCCTATTTCACAGTTTTGCATCGCAACAAAAACCCACGGTGCAGATTCCAACCTCATCCGGTAGGCATAAATGCCATTGAAGCAATCAGCAATGCTGCAGATGCATCCTCCATTATTGGACAAGCTGTGACGCATGTTACTTCAAACTACACATGCCAAGGTAAGTCCTCTGGACCCTCTTATGGTAAGAATTTTCATGTTAGTAGAATTAGAGTTGGGAGTGAAGGGATAGGGATTTCTGAAGGCGGGTTTTTGAAAATAGAGGTTTTCTCAAGTGGTCTTATAAAATCGAGGGGTTTGGCAAGTGGGTTTGTAAAATCAGGGAATTTGCCAGGTGAGTTTTCAAAATATAGTACTTTGGGAGGTGGGTTGCAGAAATCAGAAACTGATCCTAAAGGGATTGACGAGTTCCTATTTCGGTATTATTATTACAGAAAGAAGATACCTGCCAGCTCTGTAACTAGAGATAAAAATTTACTCAAGAAAAGCCCACCAATAGTCCCGACTATACAGTGTGACCAAGTGAGAGACCTTCTCCAAAATGAAAACTGGTATGCCAAATTAAATGAGTTATTCAAGGACTTGGATGTTATTTTGACACCTCAATATGTATGCAGAGTACTGAAATCTTTAGAAGATCCTATGAAAGCTCTAAAATTCTTCATTTGGGTTGATTGGCAAGACAGATATCCGCATCACAGTTTGCCTGTATTGAAGCTTTTGACCCATATTCTTGTTCAAAGAGGGCCATGTGTTTTGTCCACTGGGTTTCTTATAGAAATTAAAAATGCAGGTTGTGGGCTCACAGAGGATAGTTTCTGTGCCTTGATAGAGAGTTGGGGTAAATTAGGGCTTGGAAAGTATGCTACTGAAGTATTTGGCCAAATGGATTACTTGGGTTTCATTCCAACCACACGAATATATAATTTCGTTATTGCAGCCCTTGTGAAATCtaaatatcttgatcttgcctatTTAAAGTTTGAGCAAATGTCTGTTGCACGTTGCATCCCAGATACACTTACATACAATCTTCTGATACACGGAGTATGCAAGACTGGTATTATGGAAGAAGCTTTCAGGCTTTTGAAGAAAATGGAGAGTGTGGCCTGCTTTCCTAATGTTTTTACATATACGACAATAATTGATGGACTCTGCAAGACGAGAAGACCAGATAGGGCTGTCCAAATTTTGGAGGAAATGAGGAAAAAGAATTGTGTTCCTACTGAAGCAACTTATAGATCATTAATTCATGGTGTTTTCAAAAACAGCGAGGGCCCAGTAGCATATGAGTTtatagagaaatggatggaaagAGAATCTATTTTAAATGAAAATGTTTGCAGTACAGTCTTGTATTGCCTCTCCAAAATGGACATGGCAGAAGAGGCTTGTGAGTTTCTCGAAAAGATGAGAAAAAAGGGTTACTTCCCTAATATTCCAACATTGAATGTTGTTATGGCATGTCTTTGCAGAGGATCAAATTTTGATTATGCATCTAAGCTTTTGGGTGAACTTCATACAAGAGGTCGAGTACCAGAAATTACTGTTTACACTAAGCTTATTTGTGGCCTCTATAATGCAGGTAAGGTAGGAGATGCTGAAAGGCAACTGAATCAGATGCTTGGCCGCTGTCTTATTTCTGATTTATATACGTACAATATATTGATTGATTGCTTTGTCAAGTTGGCAATGATGCATAGAGCTTCAAATCTTTTCAATGAAATGTTGGAAAAGGGTCACATTCCTAATCTTGTAACATTTAACACTCTAATCAGTGGATATAGTAAGTCAGGTGATGTCATCAAGGCTCGTGAGTACTTGAATTTACTTTTACAAAATGGGTTATACCCCGATGTTTTTACTTTTGCTTCTATGGTTGATGGTCTATGTAGAAATAATTTGACACTTGAAGCACTCAAGTGCTTTGATGAGATGATTCAGTGGGGTGTAAGCCCTAATGCAGTCACTTATAATAGTCTAATCCATGGCCTATGCAAAACTGGTGAAGTTAGCCTGGCTTTTGTTTTTTACAAGCAGATGAAAGAAAAGAGGATTCCTCCAGATGTTTATTCTTTTAATGCTCTGATTTTGGGTCTCTGTAAAATGGGGAGACTAGATAGTGCACAAAATCTCTGCCAATATATGTTGAAGTGTGGGGAAAAGGCTGACCAATATACATATAACATTTTCCTTAAGGTACTATGTGATGGAGGAAGAGTAGATGAAGCTAAACAATTAGTGCTTGCAATGGAAGAGAATGGTTGTGCTCCTAATTCTATGACTTACTTTTTACTTATAAAATCTCTTTCC
- the LOC131053548 gene encoding putative pentatricopeptide repeat-containing protein At3g16890, mitochondrial isoform X2 — protein MPRKKIPASSVTRDKNLLKKSPPIVPTIQCDQVRDLLQNENWYAKLNELFKDLDVILTPQYVCRVLKSLEDPMKALKFFIWVDWQDRYPHHSLPVLKLLTHILVQRGPCVLSTGFLIEIKNAGCGLTEDSFCALIESWGKLGLGKYATEVFGQMDYLGFIPTTRIYNFVIAALVKSKYLDLAYLKFEQMSVARCIPDTLTYNLLIHGVCKTGIMEEAFRLLKKMESVACFPNVFTYTTIIDGLCKTRRPDRAVQILEEMRKKNCVPTEATYRSLIHGVFKNSEGPVAYEFIEKWMERESILNENVCSTVLYCLSKMDMAEEACEFLEKMRKKGYFPNIPTLNVVMACLCRGSNFDYASKLLGELHTRGRVPEITVYTKLICGLYNAGKVGDAERQLNQMLGRCLISDLYTYNILIDCFVKLAMMHRASNLFNEMLEKGHIPNLVTFNTLISGYSKSGDVIKAREYLNLLLQNGLYPDVFTFASMVDGLCRNNLTLEALKCFDEMIQWGVSPNAVTYNSLIHGLCKTGEVSLAFVFYKQMKEKRIPPDVYSFNALILGLCKMGRLDSAQNLCQYMLKCGEKADQYTYNIFLKVLCDGGRVDEAKQLVLAMEENGCAPNSMTYFLLIKSLSSNGFSEEARQLQEQALCKGIVPMKVANKFKGVNG, from the exons ATGCCAAG AAAGAAGATACCTGCCAGCTCTGTAACTAGAGATAAAAATTTACTCAAGAAAAGCCCACCAATAGTCCCGACTATACAGTGTGACCAAGTGAGAGACCTTCTCCAAAATGAAAACTGGTATGCCAAATTAAATGAGTTATTCAAGGACTTGGATGTTATTTTGACACCTCAATATGTATGCAGAGTACTGAAATCTTTAGAAGATCCTATGAAAGCTCTAAAATTCTTCATTTGGGTTGATTGGCAAGACAGATATCCGCATCACAGTTTGCCTGTATTGAAGCTTTTGACCCATATTCTTGTTCAAAGAGGGCCATGTGTTTTGTCCACTGGGTTTCTTATAGAAATTAAAAATGCAGGTTGTGGGCTCACAGAGGATAGTTTCTGTGCCTTGATAGAGAGTTGGGGTAAATTAGGGCTTGGAAAGTATGCTACTGAAGTATTTGGCCAAATGGATTACTTGGGTTTCATTCCAACCACACGAATATATAATTTCGTTATTGCAGCCCTTGTGAAATCtaaatatcttgatcttgcctatTTAAAGTTTGAGCAAATGTCTGTTGCACGTTGCATCCCAGATACACTTACATACAATCTTCTGATACACGGAGTATGCAAGACTGGTATTATGGAAGAAGCTTTCAGGCTTTTGAAGAAAATGGAGAGTGTGGCCTGCTTTCCTAATGTTTTTACATATACGACAATAATTGATGGACTCTGCAAGACGAGAAGACCAGATAGGGCTGTCCAAATTTTGGAGGAAATGAGGAAAAAGAATTGTGTTCCTACTGAAGCAACTTATAGATCATTAATTCATGGTGTTTTCAAAAACAGCGAGGGCCCAGTAGCATATGAGTTtatagagaaatggatggaaagAGAATCTATTTTAAATGAAAATGTTTGCAGTACAGTCTTGTATTGCCTCTCCAAAATGGACATGGCAGAAGAGGCTTGTGAGTTTCTCGAAAAGATGAGAAAAAAGGGTTACTTCCCTAATATTCCAACATTGAATGTTGTTATGGCATGTCTTTGCAGAGGATCAAATTTTGATTATGCATCTAAGCTTTTGGGTGAACTTCATACAAGAGGTCGAGTACCAGAAATTACTGTTTACACTAAGCTTATTTGTGGCCTCTATAATGCAGGTAAGGTAGGAGATGCTGAAAGGCAACTGAATCAGATGCTTGGCCGCTGTCTTATTTCTGATTTATATACGTACAATATATTGATTGATTGCTTTGTCAAGTTGGCAATGATGCATAGAGCTTCAAATCTTTTCAATGAAATGTTGGAAAAGGGTCACATTCCTAATCTTGTAACATTTAACACTCTAATCAGTGGATATAGTAAGTCAGGTGATGTCATCAAGGCTCGTGAGTACTTGAATTTACTTTTACAAAATGGGTTATACCCCGATGTTTTTACTTTTGCTTCTATGGTTGATGGTCTATGTAGAAATAATTTGACACTTGAAGCACTCAAGTGCTTTGATGAGATGATTCAGTGGGGTGTAAGCCCTAATGCAGTCACTTATAATAGTCTAATCCATGGCCTATGCAAAACTGGTGAAGTTAGCCTGGCTTTTGTTTTTTACAAGCAGATGAAAGAAAAGAGGATTCCTCCAGATGTTTATTCTTTTAATGCTCTGATTTTGGGTCTCTGTAAAATGGGGAGACTAGATAGTGCACAAAATCTCTGCCAATATATGTTGAAGTGTGGGGAAAAGGCTGACCAATATACATATAACATTTTCCTTAAGGTACTATGTGATGGAGGAAGAGTAGATGAAGCTAAACAATTAGTGCTTGCAATGGAAGAGAATGGTTGTGCTCCTAATTCTATGACTTACTTTTTACTTATAAAATCTCTTTCC